A stretch of Desulfobacter hydrogenophilus DNA encodes these proteins:
- the rplJ gene encoding 50S ribosomal protein L10 has translation MLNISQKKGLVEKLAKELGDAEISFLVDYKGLTVSQVTELRAKLREAGAQMAVVKNTLMRLAAKGTGSEVLTDLFKGPNAIIISKDDPVGPAKVISEFLKTNEKMQLKGASLDGKFLSEEDITQLAKMPSKEELLAKLVCTLNAVPTNFVNVLAGVPRSFLNVLNAVKDQKDAA, from the coding sequence ATGCTGAATATTTCCCAGAAAAAAGGACTGGTCGAAAAGCTTGCAAAGGAACTCGGCGATGCAGAGATTTCTTTTCTGGTCGACTACAAGGGACTGACTGTGTCCCAGGTGACTGAACTTCGCGCAAAGCTTCGGGAAGCCGGCGCTCAAATGGCAGTCGTAAAGAATACCTTAATGAGACTGGCGGCGAAAGGAACAGGCTCGGAGGTATTAACTGATCTTTTTAAAGGACCGAATGCGATCATCATTTCCAAGGATGATCCTGTGGGACCTGCCAAGGTCATATCAGAATTTCTGAAAACCAATGAGAAAATGCAGCTCAAAGGGGCGTCTCTTGACGGAAAATTTTTAAGCGAAGAAGATATCACGCAGCTTGCTAAGATGCCGTCCAAAGAAGAGTTGTTGGCCAAGCTGGTATGCACACTCAATGCTGTTCCCACGAATTTTGTCAATGTGCTGGCCGGTGTTCCAAGATCTTTTCTCAATGTGCTTAATGCTGTTAAAGATCAAAAAGATGCAGCGTAA
- the rplL gene encoding 50S ribosomal protein L7/L12: MADLTKDDVIEFISNMSVLELSELIKELEDKFGVSAAAPVAFAAGAMPAGGDAGGAAEEEKTEFDVILEAAGDKKINVIKEVRAITGLGLKEAKALVEEAPKAVKEGIAKEEADKIKEQLEGAGAQVSVK; the protein is encoded by the coding sequence ATGGCTGATCTTACAAAAGATGATGTAATTGAATTTATTTCAAATATGAGCGTTCTGGAGCTTTCCGAACTGATTAAAGAACTTGAAGACAAATTTGGTGTATCCGCCGCCGCACCCGTTGCCTTTGCTGCAGGTGCCATGCCTGCTGGCGGTGATGCAGGTGGTGCTGCAGAAGAAGAAAAAACAGAATTTGACGTTATCCTTGAGGCTGCCGGTGACAAGAAAATTAATGTAATCAAGGAAGTTCGCGCGATCACCGGTCTTGGGCTGAAAGAAGCCAAGGCACTTGTTGAAGAAGCTCCAAAAGCTGTAAAAGAAGGTATTGCCAAAGAAGAGGCAGACAAAATCAAAGAACAGCTTGAGGGTGCCGGTGCTCAGGTGTCTGTAAAGTAG
- the rpoB gene encoding DNA-directed RNA polymerase subunit beta, translating to MAGSLLTNKRVRKEFGGKRKIIDIPDLIGMQRDSFEGFLQRDVSPQDREEKGLHSVFKSVFPIKDFTDTSSLEYVSYSFGETKHSMQECISRGMTYDIPVNIRVRLVVYDHDKDTGVSTIRDIKEQEIYFGTIPLMTPRGTFIINGTERAVVSQLHRSSGVFFDHDKGKNYSSGKIIYNARIIPVRGSWIDMEIDAKDIVYIRIDRRRKFPVSILFKAFGYTGEDILDFFYTKEKIIRKNGSYFREFIPENLVRQRAGYDIKSTETGDVVVKAGRIFTKRALKQLADENLDFIPISEEDLIGKAFAGNFFLQPNDSTPLFKSGDTIAEDTFELLEEKDVDTFEILYVDPRSSDCMRKTLVSDKIESKEEALMDIYRRLRPGNPATIEVAQDFIDHLFFRQAYYDLSKVGRLKMNHRLGVNTKIDVKTLRKEDVLLTAATLIELKDTQGKVDDIDHLGNRRVRAVGELLENHYRIGLVRMERAIKEKMSMQEVDAMMPHDLINPKPVSAVVREFFGTSQLSQFMDQTNPLSETTHKRRLSALGPGGLTRERAGFEVRDVHPSHYGRICPIETPEGPNIGLIVSLCTYARVNDFGFIETPFRIVNEGNASKIIQHLSAFEEKELPIAQANAPLDADGNFINPTVSARVGGEFEMVAPEEVKFMDVSPNQLVSVSASLIPFLENDDANRALMGSNMQRQAVPLIRSEAPLVGTGMEAVVARDSGVTIVAECDGVVVDVDSKRIVVKNDDNDDPKFNKAVSIYNCTKFVRSNQNTCFNHRPIVKKNERVQKGHVIADGPSTELGELALGKNVTVAFMPWDGYNYEDSILVSERLVKDGVYTSVHVEEFEVLARDTKLGKEEITRDIPNVGEDALKNLDDSGIIRLGAEVKPGDILVGKITPKGETQLSPEEKLLRAIFGEKAGDVKDTSLCVPPGVHGKVIDAKVFSRRGLPKDDRTRQIEDAEIERFEKDRDDEIRIISDVGREKVESVLDGHALFNDLERNGKVLVKAGTKVVPGLFEKIPVSVLVNVTVEDAVLTEKVQVILEQAQAQIKQAREHFNRQVSRFEKGDDLPPGVLKLIKISVALLRVLSVGDKMAGRHGNKGVVSRILRVEDLPYFADGRPVDMVLNPLGVPSRMNVGQILEIHLGRAAYALGQQIDEMLEEKRLDALRDKAKQIFSLTQKQREGQVDDVIVRDIDAMDDEQFMEFVSLYKNGVHTATPVFDGATEEEIKELICMSESDPSGQSILYDGRTGRQFDKPVTVGTLYMLKLHHLVDDKLHARSIGPYSLVTQQPLGGKAQFGGQRLGEMEVWAMEAYGAAHALQEFLTVKSDDMTGRTRMYEKIVKGQNVLEPGMPESFRVLIKELNALGLDMNLIEGSK from the coding sequence ATGGCCGGAAGTCTTTTGACGAACAAGCGTGTTAGAAAAGAGTTTGGCGGTAAACGTAAAATTATAGACATCCCGGATCTCATTGGGATGCAAAGAGACTCCTTTGAAGGTTTTCTTCAAAGGGATGTTTCACCCCAGGACAGAGAGGAAAAGGGACTGCATTCGGTTTTTAAATCCGTGTTTCCCATCAAGGATTTTACCGATACATCTTCCCTTGAATATGTCTCTTATTCCTTTGGGGAGACCAAACACTCCATGCAGGAGTGTATCAGTCGCGGGATGACCTATGATATCCCGGTCAATATTAGGGTTCGGCTTGTCGTCTATGACCATGACAAAGATACAGGTGTGTCAACTATCCGCGATATAAAGGAGCAGGAAATATATTTTGGTACCATTCCTTTGATGACACCCAGGGGAACCTTTATCATCAACGGAACTGAACGTGCAGTTGTCTCCCAGCTTCATCGCTCTTCCGGTGTATTTTTTGATCATGACAAAGGGAAAAATTATTCCTCGGGTAAGATTATTTATAATGCCCGAATTATTCCAGTGCGCGGTTCCTGGATTGACATGGAAATTGATGCCAAGGATATCGTCTATATCCGTATTGACCGCCGGCGTAAATTTCCTGTGTCTATTCTTTTCAAAGCATTTGGATACACAGGGGAAGATATTCTTGATTTTTTCTATACCAAGGAAAAAATTATACGTAAAAACGGTTCTTATTTCAGAGAATTCATTCCTGAAAATTTGGTCCGTCAACGGGCTGGCTATGATATAAAATCTACTGAAACCGGTGATGTCGTGGTTAAGGCTGGTCGAATTTTTACCAAACGAGCTTTAAAACAACTTGCCGATGAAAATTTGGATTTTATTCCTATTTCTGAAGAAGACCTTATTGGTAAAGCGTTCGCTGGTAACTTTTTTTTGCAACCCAATGATTCGACTCCCTTGTTTAAATCCGGTGATACCATTGCAGAGGATACTTTTGAGCTACTTGAGGAAAAGGATGTTGACACCTTTGAAATTCTTTATGTAGACCCCCGCAGTTCAGATTGCATGCGTAAAACCCTGGTTTCAGACAAGATTGAATCCAAGGAAGAGGCCTTAATGGATATTTATCGCAGGCTTCGTCCCGGCAATCCTGCCACCATTGAGGTGGCCCAGGATTTTATTGATCATTTATTCTTTCGCCAGGCATATTACGACTTGTCCAAGGTGGGCCGTCTTAAAATGAATCATCGTCTTGGGGTAAATACGAAGATTGATGTAAAAACCCTGAGAAAAGAGGATGTTCTGCTTACCGCAGCCACGCTGATTGAACTCAAAGATACCCAAGGCAAAGTTGATGATATCGACCACCTGGGAAATCGACGGGTTCGAGCTGTGGGTGAACTGTTGGAAAACCACTACCGCATCGGTCTTGTTCGCATGGAGCGGGCTATCAAGGAAAAGATGAGCATGCAGGAGGTGGACGCCATGATGCCCCACGACCTTATCAATCCCAAGCCTGTCTCTGCGGTTGTTCGCGAATTCTTTGGCACGTCACAATTGTCCCAATTCATGGATCAGACCAATCCTTTGTCTGAAACCACTCATAAACGTAGGCTTTCAGCTTTGGGACCTGGTGGTTTGACCCGTGAACGTGCAGGCTTTGAGGTGCGTGACGTTCATCCGTCCCATTACGGCCGTATCTGTCCCATTGAGACCCCTGAGGGGCCCAACATTGGATTGATTGTTTCTCTGTGTACCTATGCCCGGGTGAATGATTTTGGATTTATTGAAACTCCTTTCAGGATAGTAAATGAAGGCAATGCCAGCAAAATAATTCAACATTTAAGTGCTTTTGAAGAAAAGGAACTCCCCATTGCCCAGGCCAATGCTCCGTTGGACGCTGATGGGAATTTTATCAATCCCACGGTATCTGCACGGGTGGGCGGGGAATTTGAGATGGTGGCACCTGAAGAGGTAAAGTTTATGGACGTGTCGCCAAACCAGTTGGTATCCGTATCCGCATCTCTGATCCCTTTCCTTGAAAATGATGACGCAAACAGGGCGCTTATGGGTTCCAACATGCAGCGTCAGGCCGTGCCGTTGATTCGCAGTGAAGCCCCTTTAGTGGGTACCGGTATGGAAGCGGTTGTTGCTAGGGACTCCGGGGTTACCATCGTGGCTGAATGCGACGGGGTGGTGGTTGATGTGGATTCAAAGCGCATTGTTGTTAAAAATGATGATAATGATGATCCAAAATTTAATAAAGCTGTTTCCATCTATAACTGTACCAAGTTTGTTCGATCCAACCAGAACACCTGCTTTAATCACAGACCCATTGTGAAAAAGAATGAGCGGGTTCAAAAAGGGCACGTCATTGCGGATGGTCCGTCCACGGAACTGGGGGAACTGGCGCTTGGGAAAAATGTGACCGTCGCCTTCATGCCCTGGGATGGTTATAATTATGAGGATTCCATACTGGTATCCGAGCGCCTGGTTAAGGATGGTGTGTATACTTCTGTTCATGTTGAGGAATTTGAGGTCCTGGCCAGGGATACCAAACTTGGCAAGGAAGAGATCACCAGGGATATTCCCAATGTGGGTGAAGATGCTTTGAAAAACTTGGATGACAGTGGCATTATCCGTCTTGGTGCTGAGGTCAAGCCCGGTGATATTTTAGTTGGTAAAATTACGCCCAAGGGCGAAACCCAGCTCTCTCCTGAAGAAAAGCTGCTGCGTGCCATTTTCGGTGAAAAAGCTGGGGACGTAAAGGATACCTCTCTTTGTGTACCTCCGGGTGTTCATGGAAAGGTGATTGACGCCAAAGTCTTTTCACGCCGCGGTCTGCCAAAGGATGACCGAACACGTCAGATCGAAGATGCAGAGATAGAGCGTTTTGAAAAAGACCGTGATGATGAGATAAGAATAATTTCCGATGTCGGTCGTGAGAAAGTTGAATCCGTGCTTGACGGTCATGCACTGTTCAATGATCTGGAACGAAACGGCAAGGTTCTGGTTAAGGCCGGAACAAAAGTTGTTCCTGGTCTTTTTGAAAAAATACCTGTGTCCGTACTGGTAAATGTCACTGTTGAGGATGCCGTATTAACAGAGAAGGTTCAAGTTATCCTTGAACAGGCTCAGGCTCAGATAAAACAGGCCAGGGAGCATTTCAATCGTCAGGTCTCCCGATTTGAAAAGGGTGATGACCTTCCTCCGGGGGTTCTCAAGCTGATTAAAATTTCTGTTGCCCTGTTACGGGTGCTTTCCGTGGGGGATAAAATGGCTGGCCGCCACGGGAACAAGGGTGTTGTTTCAAGAATTCTTCGGGTCGAGGACCTGCCTTATTTTGCAGATGGTCGTCCTGTTGATATGGTGCTTAACCCCCTTGGTGTTCCTTCCCGTATGAATGTGGGGCAGATCCTTGAGATTCATCTGGGTCGGGCTGCCTATGCCCTGGGCCAACAGATTGACGAAATGCTGGAGGAAAAACGATTGGACGCATTGCGGGACAAGGCCAAACAGATATTCTCCTTGACCCAGAAACAAAGGGAAGGGCAGGTGGATGATGTCATTGTCCGGGATATTGATGCCATGGATGATGAACAATTCATGGAGTTTGTCTCCCTTTATAAAAACGGCGTTCATACTGCCACACCGGTATTTGACGGTGCCACAGAGGAAGAGATCAAGGAATTGATATGCATGTCGGAAAGTGACCCATCGGGCCAATCCATCCTTTATGACGGGCGTACCGGAAGGCAATTTGATAAACCGGTTACTGTGGGGACCTTGTATATGCTTAAGCTTCACCATCTGGTTGATGATAAGTTGCATGCACGGTCAATCGGACCGTATTCCCTTGTCACCCAGCAGCCTCTTGGCGGTAAAGCACAGTTCGGCGGCCAGCGTCTTGGAGAAATGGAGGTCTGGGCCATGGAGGCCTACGGTGCTGCCCATGCGCTTCAGGAATTTCTTACGGTGAAATCCGATGACATGACCGGCCGGACCCGTATGTATGAAAAAATTGTTAAAGGCCAGAATGTCCTGGAACCTGGAATGCCTGAATCTTTCAGGGTTCTGATTAAAGAGCTCAATGCTCTGGGGCTGGATATGAATCTTATAGAAGGCAGCAAATAA